CAGATTCCCGGAGATGTTGAGGTTTATCAGCATTACATATGtaagtatttatatatttgcatatacacATGTTTATACATGTATGAAATATAGTAAACAAATCTGAATTTATAATGTGTAGTAAAATGTTACGCATGTTTATTGAACATGTAGATATACCACTAATGcctatatacacatgtatatacaagTAAATGTATAAATCACGTGTATaaagtatgtacatatatacttttatattaaaacaaatatattgaatttgtataaatatatacaatgtaaTTCAGTTTGGGGACAGGGAGTAATTTTCCCACtgtacagttgaggaaactgaggcccagagaggctaagtTGCCCAAGGTCTCATAGCCAGCAATTGACAGAAAAGGAGAGTTGGAATCTTAGCATCTGTAACGTTTGTATACGagttaccatgtgccaggccctttcCTAAGCACTTTGTATGTTATTAGTTCATTAAATACTCAACTTTGGAGCAGGACCTCTTGTTTTCAATTTATATGCTGAGGCCTGAGAGGCTGAGTAATTAGTTTCAGGTCCCAGAGCTTGTAATTGGCAGAGCTGGCATTTGAGCTCAGTCTGACTCTGGCCAGTAGGGGGCGTCCAAATGGGAACCATTtcaaggttgttttgttttgtttttttcattttgcatgtaAGGAAACAGGTCCCAAGAAGGTACTGAGTTGCCAGAGATTCTGCATGACTAGGCTGGGCCTGGGATCCAGGTCTCCCCAACCTAATTGGACAGAAGATATCACATTCTCCTCTTGGGGACAGTCTGTGGTGTCACAGTGGTTGCAATTGCTAGCTCATCCTTCAAGGCTCTGTTGTTGGcatgcctcctccaggaagcccactTGGATTTCCTCTAAATtctcctctcattctctctctccaccactCTCTATGTCAGACTAAGTTTCCCAGCCACCTTTCCCACTGGCCCAGCCAAATTCCCAGGGCTTACCACTGAGGTGTTGAGGCCAGAGGTCACAGGGTCCCTCAGCTCCTTGCATGTATTCCCCGCCTGGTGGCAGACAGTCATCCCCTTGATAATGTTCTCTGGGTCAGTGGCCATCTTCACGTCTGACAGCCCCTTGGCCCAGGCCGATGAGCTAACCAGCCACATGAAGGCGAACACTGCTGTGGCCAGAAAGTCCTAGGGGAGAGGAGGACCACACTGTGAGTAGGCTGCTTCATGCCAGGTTGTAGGGCCACCTCAGATCACAGGCTTTCTTGGGAGTGGGGTTCCCCTAGAAGAGGCCTGTCTCTCCCCTGCGTTTCCAACTCTTGAAGCCCCCAACCCTCACTTGAAGGTGGCCCTCCTAGcttgggcgtgtgtgtgtgtgtgtgtgtgtgtgtctgtgacacAGAGGATGTGGGAGTGTGATTGTGGTATGTGGTGTTGGTGTGTGGGGAGCATTCTGTGGGATGGTTGCCGAACCTGTGGAAAGTAGAGTGTCTTTCCACTTTAGTCTGAGTGTGGGAATTTGTGTCATTTTGTGTCTAGGATGAGGGTGTCTGAGTACAGCTGTGGAGGAATCTGTGTGTCTGTGGCGTGATGACAAGCATGACTGTCACAGTGAACCTCTGTGTgctcttttctttcatctagacTGTGTGGTTTTGTGAGAGGTGGCAAGTTTCCGGGTGTCTGGGATGCTGTGTGGGCTATGAATGTGTCCCTGTCACTCTATGACCTGGTGTCTCTGATGctcccagaagcagcagcagaagcagcaataATGTGTGTGGCTGTTATCATGGCTGCTTGTATGCAGGTCTGTCTGGGATTTGGTGTGGCCCACGAACATGGCTGTGTCCCCGAGGCTCCGTGTCCCCTGGCCCCTGCATGCACGGGACTGGCTGTGGGGGCTCACCAGCATGGGCCCTTTGTTGTTCTCTCGGTACTTGTTTTGCAGGAAGATGTAGGTGGCCAGAGCCCCCATTGAGTAGAGGAAGGCAAACACGGCCACGGTGACAAAGAATTCAGCTGATGAGGAGTAGTCCCCCACCAAGAAGATTTTGTTAGGGTCCCCTTGGCAGGTGGGTGCATCAAAGTACACTTGGTGCAGCCTGCGGAGAGAGGTGGGCAGGTATGGCCCGGACCCTAAgaactccctccccctcccccctgcccagTCATGGGTCCCCCGGATTCTGACAAGGTCccgggaagaggaggaaataacCATTcacgagcacctactgtgtaccagtcACATTTCATTGATTGCTGGTGAAATAGGTGTTATTCATCCCTCACTCCCACCTTGGCCTCTCGGTTATTCATAGAACATATCAGGCACCCTCCTACCCCAGGATCTTTGCACTGGAATGCTCTTCTAGATATCTTCATGTCCTACTCACTTCATCTCCTTCAAGCTTCACTCCACTTGTCACCTTCTCCATGAGGCCTTCCCTGATCtcactatttaaaattaaatctaattATTCCCTCCCAGCACACCTTTGCCCCCTTCTTTGCTCCACTTTTTGTCTGTAGCTGTGATATCCCATCGGACATACTGTGTATTTTAGTTTTCTCCTTGATTTTTGCCATAACTACAAGAGGGCAGggctttttcctttgctttgttcACTGTTGTACCCCTAAGGCCTGGAATAGTGTGGCCACAAAGTCAGCgctcaaaaaatgtttattatgtgaGGTATACAGAGGCAGAAACGGGGGCTCAGAGAAGTGCattaacttgcctaaagtcacacagctgccaAAGGAATGACAGAGTTGGGATCTGAATCTTGTGTTTTCCCCCTACATCATGCTGACTCTTCTCTCTACCTCACTTCAGGTCCTGGAGAGAAAAACGAATGTATACATTGCCAAGGAGAGCTCAGAGACTACAAAATAAGTGGAGACCAACAGACAGGAGGGTAGAAGGGATCCTGGAACAGGATGCATGTATGTGAGATGTAGGGCAGGGGCAGATTGGGAAGGTGTCCGGGGCTAAGGCCTTTCCTGTTGTGTGATGGAAGATGGGTCCTAGGGAGAAAATGTGTTTGTGGAGAAGGGCTGGGGTGAGGTCCCAGAGCTCTGGCCTCaggttggggggtgggcaggaTCCTGAGACCAGCAAATGGTGCCAGTGCCCTAGTATAGCAAAGGTCCTGAGGGAAGGGCTTGCATTTATTGATCACCTCTAAGCATTTTCCAGAACTGCCTCATTTAATGATCTTCCCCCACAATTCTTTAAATCAGGCATTATTatacctgttttacagatgaacaaacagAGGCTCAGCaaggttaagttacttgcccgGGGTTGTGTGGCTGCTAGATGATGGGGCCAGGAGTTGGATCTGGTTTGCATGTCTGGGTTTCTAGGGGGCTGGGTTACTAGAAGGGGTATCCAAGGGGGAGTGAGAGGGCCTTGGTGGGGTATTGGGGCAGCAGCAGGGTTGGTCAAAGCAAAATACAGGgcaaagtatttttttccctggGAGACTTTTGGGTAAGAGGCAGACCCTCAGGACTCGAGGTCCTATGCATGGGAGAGTTGGGGGATCCCTGGATTTTTGTGGTCTTCTGGATTCCCAAAGGGCCTGTTCTCAGCAGTATCCCAGGCTGCaactctttctccttccccagacTGTCTTTCTTGGCTTCTGTGAACTGCTGGATCCCCAGTTGccatcccacccccagcctctcagACCACGCCTCCCTGGTGCCCCCTTTTCTTTTGGTTATAGCTCAGGGCCTGTGCCAGGGTTTTCCTCTCTTCACTCTTCCGTCTCACCCCGGGTGACCTCCTGAGTGTATAGTTACACTCAGTGCTCAAAAATCCCCCATTTCCAACTCAATGCTGGGCCTCTTTCCTGAGTCCCTTAaacttatttcttttccttattttaacaCTTATGGAGCGCTTATTGTGTGCCTGGCAccatgctaagcattttacaagtattaattcatttaatatttagcATAACCCTGCAAGGTGGTATTATTATCCTcttttacggatgaggaaattgaaacccAGAGCAGTTATGTGATTTGTCCTAGTAGTGGAGGAGCCTCAGGAGCATCTATTGAAATGGtgtctctgggtctctgtctccCCAGTCCTAGGCATTAAGCATCTCCATGAGGGCAATGACCTTGCCTGCTAGTGCTGTCTCTCGTGTACCTAGCACTTGGCACACGGTATGGGTTCAATAACGATCAGACCTGTTTAATTGGGTTTAATCATTCCCTGTAGCTAAGCAGCACCCTCTCATTATTCTCTATCAAAACCCTGCATGAGAACCCCTTCCTTGGATTTCTCCCAATCTGCAATTATCCTCTTTATGAATTTATTTGTTATAATGTTGGCTCCATGAGGGGAGAGAGCttggtctgttttgtttactgttatGTCTCCAGCATTTTGAGCAGTACCTGACATACAGTAGGTTCTCAAAAAATGtgtatggaatgaatgaatgggaattAAATAATAATACTGGGTaacattaattgagcacctactgtgtttaagatatattatatatatatatatatatatatatatatatatatatatatatatatatatatattcatacaaggatatatatttactttaaaatcctATTTATTGCCAGTCTCCTACTCTTCCCCTTCACTGGACATAACCAGAGGGCAACAGCCTATGCCTGTCTTGGTCACCACGTGTCCTAGATGTCCAGAGCAGTGCCaggcacaaagtaggtgctcagtgcATGCGCAGTGACTGAGTGGGTGTGGTCTCCTGAGGTGGGGGCTGAGCAGGAGCCACTGGGGAGGAAACATTGGTGGTCCCGcggccccctctccctcccccctctcctccccctccctcccaggtctGTCAGGATCCCACGGTGGGCTAGGGTAGGGGCACACCTGAAGGGGTACTCGAATTCGACCTCGATGTTGAGGTCACTCTTGCTCTTGTTGGCACAGTCCACACTCAGCTGGAGCTCCCCACTGTAACTGCCGCATGTGGCAAAGGCGAAGATGGCAAAGACCTTGGGCAGCAGGGATGGGGATGGCCATGATGAGCCTGTGTGCATGAGGGATGGGGGTGCCCTCCTCTGGATGGCTCGGGGCATAGGCAGCAGCAGATGGactggtccccacccccaccccctaatcAGGGCTCATCGGGCCCAAGGACAAGCTGATTAGAGGGGTGTGACTATCTCTTGCTGTCTTTCTCCCAGTGTCTCTCTTGGTCTCTATCTCTCAATAATGCTCTGATTtccccttctgtctgtctgtctgtctctatctctgtATTCTGCCTCTCTGTATTCTGCCTGTCTCTGTTGTCCTGTGTCTCTATTTCTCTCGatatctctctgtttctctgtgtctttttctcagatgtctctgtctctctctctgccgCTCTGGTATCTATTAtgtctctttctgcctcttttctctctctctctctctgtctttctgtttcttggTCTCTCTGTGCTGTCTCTGACTCGGTCTCTCTgtccccctcctgcctctcttcctccatttataggctctctttttttctttttctggaaagtctcttctctctctgtctctctctctcccccaccccatttctcttcctctcttcctgtgCCTGTTTCTCTTTGCATCTCTGTTCTCTGTgcatctttctctgtttctcttttctttgtctcGTTCTGTTTGCTACCCCCCCATCTTTGTATCTCTTTTTTCCTGGTATTTCCACCGCTATCTCATCATTCCCgatctctcattctctctttctctttcactaTCTCTGGATTTCTCTGGGTTTGCGTCTTTCCTGCAGCA
This Camelus bactrianus isolate YW-2024 breed Bactrian camel chromosome X, ASM4877302v1, whole genome shotgun sequence DNA region includes the following protein-coding sequences:
- the SYP gene encoding synaptophysin, coding for MLLLADMDVVNQLVAGGQFRVVKEPLGFVKVLQWVFAIFAFATCGSYSGELQLSVDCANKSKSDLNIEVEFEYPFRLHQVYFDAPTCQGDPNKIFLVGDYSSSAEFFVTVAVFAFLYSMGALATYIFLQNKYRENNKGPMLDFLATAVFAFMWLVSSSAWAKGLSDVKMATDPENIIKGMTVCHQAGNTCKELRDPVTSGLNTSVVFGFLNLVLWVGNLWFVFKETGWAAPFLRAPPGAPEKQPAPGDAYGEAGYGQGPGGYGPQDSYGPQGGYQPDYGQPAGGGGGYGPQGDYGQQGYGPQGAPTSFSNQM